The following coding sequences lie in one Salarias fasciatus chromosome 7 unlocalized genomic scaffold, fSalaFa1.1 super_scaffold_4, whole genome shotgun sequence genomic window:
- the LOC115383399 gene encoding pleckstrin homology domain-containing family A member 5-like, which yields MAGNRTRVNCLEGSYAHHYTTIAVFLVHNGAAEEAGLMVGDYVLAVNGIDVTSIPHSEAADLARQGPDILTLTIGSDIARGPNTPRPACRGYLHKRTQSGLIKGWRKRWFVLRHDCCLYYYRHKRDEGRRRALSVVKLEGAEVGADTSLGKPFVFRCRPQSGQRVFFFCATSNQEMKRSVNHI from the exons atggccgggaatcgaacccgggtcAACTGCTTGGAAGGCAGCTATGCTCACCACTATACCACCATCGCTGTGTTCTTGGTGCATA ATGGTGCTGCTGAGGAAGCAGGTCTGATGGTGGGAGATTACGTCCTGGCTGTGAATGGGATCGATGTGACCAGCATTCCTCACTCCGAGGCCGCTGATTTAGCCCGACAAG GTCCAGACATCCTGACTCTGACCATCGGCTCGGACATCGCCCGGGGTCCCAACACGCCCCGTCCTGCATGTCGGGGTTACCTCCACAAGCGGACGCAGAGCGGCCTCATCaaaggctggaggaagaggtggTTTGTTCTCAGACACGACTGCTGCCTTTACTACTACAGACACAAGCGG GACGAGGGCAGACGGCGGGCTCTGTCCGTGGTGAAGCTGGAGGGGGCCGAGGTGGGGGCGGACACCTCTCTGGGGAAACCTTTCGTCTTCAGGTGTCGGCCTCAGTCTGGTCAgcgagtgtttttcttctgcgcCACCTCCAACCAGGAAATGAAGCGGTCAGTAAACCACATCTGA